The following coding sequences lie in one Oryza brachyantha chromosome 10, ObraRS2, whole genome shotgun sequence genomic window:
- the LOC102703620 gene encoding probable glutathione S-transferase BZ2 translates to MAARAPNGEAAAAAEGVRLLGGKLSPFTLRARMALALRGVEYELVEEQFHPRKSDRLLAANPVYGKIPVLLLPDGRAICESAVIVQYVDEAWGAAGGGILPVDPYERAMHRFWTVYIDDKFWPALDAISLAPTPEARAAAATNARAALKLLEEAFTARSDGGAFFSGRGAASPGLLDVALGCFLPALWACERLNGLSLLDASTTPLLCGWSERFAATAAARAVMPETEEVVAFTRFLQTKFGVAAISK, encoded by the exons ATGGCGGCGCGGGCACCcaacggcgaggcggcggcggcggcggagggggtgCGGCTGCTGGGCGGGAAGCTGAGCCCGTTCACGCTGCGGGCGCGCATGGCGCTGGCGCTGCGCGGGGTGGAGTACGAGCTGGTGGAGGAGCAGTTCCACCCGCGGAAGAGcgaccgcctcctcgccgccaacCCCGTCTACGGCAAGATCCccgtgctcctcctccccgacgGCCGCGCCATCTGCGAGTCCGCCGTCATCGTGCAGTACGTCGACGAGGCGtggggcgccgccggcggcggcatcctgcCGGTGGACCCGTACGAGCGCGCGATGCATCGCTTCTGGACCGTCTACATTGATGATAAG TTCTGGCCAGCGTTGGACGCCATCTCACTGGCGCCGACGCCGGAAgcccgggccgccgccgcgacgaaCGCCCGCGCGGCACTGAAGCTCCTGGAGGAGGCCTTCACGGCTCGCAGCGACGGCGGGGCCTTCTTCTctggccgcggcgccgcctccccgggcCTCCTGGACGTCGCGCTCGGCTGCTTCCTGCCGGCGCTCTGGGCGTGCGAGAGGCTCAACGGGCTCAGCCTCCTGGACGCCTCCACGACGCCGCTGCTCTGCGGGTGGAGCGAGcggttcgccgccaccgccgcggccagGGCCGTGATGCCGGAgacggaggaggtggtggcgttCACGAGGTTCCTCCAGACCAAGTTTGGTGTGGCTGCAATCTCAAAATAA